Proteins found in one candidate division TA06 bacterium genomic segment:
- the rpmF gene encoding 50S ribosomal protein L32 produces MPVPKRRHSNSRTNKRRATWKLVKPNLVNCSHCHQPRMPHRACPNCGYYGGREIVAIKEV; encoded by the coding sequence ATGCCAGTCCCCAAGAGAAGACACTCAAATTCCCGCACCAACAAACGCCGGGCCACATGGAAGCTGGTCAAGCCGAATCTGGTGAATTGTTCCCATTGCCATCAGCCCCGTATGCCGCACCGGGCCTGCCCCAATTGCGGATATTATGGCGGACGGGAAATCGTTGCCATCAAAGAAGTATAA
- a CDS encoding methyltransferase domain-containing protein has product MLKIVKNIAALFVWWLCYIPLNIFILAVFIRQIMEGKADAGPSAVHDNDDQRIIALVEKNLAGYRDVNVNEGFGTQYERLMVNDLLMSTCLKYDLKSVLESPADGITGVPGANSLCLAKIAEKPVALSNPSSLLLERAGDTWKQMGLAGKMESCQCPVAKLKYPDRSYDLVWSFCMLEQMNDPESYLRELFRVSANTVMMITVNDNSGVWLHRQWHRGRNIPWDHGNEALMNPSGIKEAFRRAGLKVVEAGGVDVPPTLDTSDMSLTADLRRIAGLFGRKWNWNLKGEEQRPGAILHLFSWLEQNMPRWFKLRHAHHIYVVGMRNDGPEK; this is encoded by the coding sequence ATGCTTAAAATAGTTAAAAATATTGCAGCCCTGTTCGTCTGGTGGCTTTGCTATATTCCATTGAATATCTTCATCCTGGCCGTATTCATCCGGCAGATCATGGAAGGCAAAGCCGATGCCGGGCCATCCGCTGTCCATGACAACGATGATCAAAGGATCATTGCCTTGGTAGAAAAGAACCTGGCAGGTTACCGGGATGTTAACGTCAATGAGGGTTTTGGCACGCAATATGAACGGCTGATGGTAAATGATCTGTTAATGAGTACCTGTTTAAAATACGATCTGAAAAGCGTCCTTGAGTCTCCAGCCGACGGCATCACCGGCGTTCCCGGCGCCAACAGCCTTTGTTTGGCGAAAATAGCGGAAAAACCGGTGGCCCTGTCCAATCCGTCATCCCTGCTTTTAGAACGGGCCGGTGATACCTGGAAGCAGATGGGTTTGGCCGGCAAGATGGAGTCCTGCCAGTGCCCGGTGGCAAAACTTAAATATCCGGACCGATCATATGACCTGGTCTGGAGTTTTTGCATGCTGGAACAAATGAATGATCCGGAATCATACCTGAGGGAACTCTTCCGGGTATCCGCCAACACGGTAATGATGATAACGGTCAATGACAACAGCGGGGTTTGGCTGCACCGTCAATGGCATAGAGGCAGGAACATTCCCTGGGATCACGGAAATGAGGCATTGATGAATCCGTCCGGGATCAAAGAAGCCTTTAGACGGGCGGGTTTGAAGGTGGTTGAAGCCGGAGGGGTGGATGTTCCCCCCACCCTGGATACTTCGGACATGTCCCTGACCGCCGATCTACGAAGAATAGCCGGTCTCTTTGGCAGGAAGTGGAACTGGAACCTGAAGGGCGAAGAACAAAGACCTGGAGCCATCCTGCATCTATTCAGCTGGCTGGAACAAAATATGCCCCGGTGGTTCAAGCTCAGGCATGCCCATCACATTTACGTTGTGGGTATGAGAAATGACGGTCCCGAAAAATGA
- the fabD gene encoding ACP S-malonyltransferase, with protein MSKTAFIFPGQGAQYVGMGKDLFDNHPLAKETYEKANEALKFDITKICFESTPGELRMTHNAQPAILIHSIAAFRLLQKEGIKFDYTAGHSLGEYSALVAAGAIAFEDAVRLVRIRGSLMAISGDIQPGTMAAILGLDPRDVEQICHQAREAGIVEAANFNSSEQTVISGEVRAVEKAMELAKAKGAKRAVQLEVSGAFHSELMDIAQYGMRRALNQVSFKEPACPVIANVSAEPVHSPATIKELLIEQVKKPVRWEESVKKMASLGVTTMVECGPGRVLKGLIKRIAPEINVLNVEDSKTLAETLEALKKV; from the coding sequence ATGTCCAAGACAGCATTCATATTCCCCGGCCAGGGCGCCCAGTACGTGGGCATGGGCAAGGATCTGTTCGACAACCACCCGCTGGCCAAGGAAACTTACGAAAAGGCCAACGAGGCCCTGAAATTCGACATCACCAAGATCTGCTTTGAAAGCACGCCCGGCGAGCTGAGGATGACCCACAACGCCCAGCCGGCCATTTTGATACATTCCATCGCCGCCTTCCGCCTGCTGCAGAAGGAAGGCATCAAGTTCGACTATACCGCCGGGCACAGCCTGGGCGAATATTCCGCCCTGGTGGCGGCCGGGGCCATTGCCTTTGAGGACGCCGTGCGCCTGGTGCGCATCCGCGGCTCGCTGATGGCCATCTCCGGCGACATCCAGCCCGGCACCATGGCGGCCATCCTGGGACTGGATCCCAGGGATGTGGAGCAAATCTGCCACCAGGCCCGGGAAGCGGGCATCGTGGAAGCCGCCAATTTCAATTCATCCGAGCAGACCGTGATCTCGGGCGAGGTTAGGGCGGTGGAGAAGGCCATGGAACTGGCCAAGGCCAAGGGAGCCAAGCGGGCGGTGCAGCTGGAGGTCTCCGGCGCCTTCCACTCGGAACTGATGGATATCGCCCAGTACGGCATGCGGCGGGCATTGAACCAGGTCTCCTTTAAAGAACCGGCCTGCCCGGTGATCGCCAATGTCTCAGCTGAGCCGGTGCACAGCCCGGCCACCATCAAGGAGCTTTTGATAGAACAGGTGAAGAAACCGGTGCGATGGGAAGAGTCGGTCAAGAAGATGGCCTCGCTGGGCGTGACCACCATGGTGGAGTGCGGCCCGGGCCGGGTGCTTAAGGGGCTGATCAAGCGGATAGCTCCGGAGATCAATGTGCTGAACGTGGAGGATTCCAAGACTTTGGCAGAGACCCTGGAAGCGCTTAAAAAGGTCTGA
- a CDS encoding DUF3098 domain-containing protein → MSKKEFKNKAKAVPEKTVVVPETPLGFNRKNYILFGTGLVLIILGFLFLTSPVFGGGFPFVHPFKGGVDGWLTMNLAPVMLVLGYCVVIPAAIIVK, encoded by the coding sequence ATGTCTAAAAAAGAATTTAAAAATAAGGCCAAGGCCGTCCCGGAAAAAACTGTCGTAGTGCCGGAAACTCCGCTGGGATTTAACCGCAAAAACTATATTCTGTTCGGAACCGGTCTGGTTCTGATAATCCTGGGGTTTTTGTTCCTGACCAGCCCGGTTTTCGGCGGGGGATTCCCTTTTGTGCATCCTTTTAAGGGCGGCGTGGACGGCTGGCTGACCATGAATCTGGCTCCGGTAATGCTGGTGCTGGGATATTGTGTGGTAATACCGGCAGCCATCATCGTCAAATAA
- a CDS encoding ketoacyl-ACP synthase III codes for MKRIAILGTGSYVPEKILTNADLEKMVETTDEWITQRSGIKERHVSDEKTPTSKLSLEAAKKALEASGVKPEDLDFILIGTVTPDMMFPSTACLVQAALGAKNAAAFDISAGCTGFIYGLELARSLIVADPRRKVLVIGAEELTKITDWTDRGTCVLFGDGAGAAVLGEVEDERGILSTYLGADGNLGDLIFQPGGGSLNPATHKTVDEKMHFVKMAGNKVFPHAVRNMLDASTKALASAGVSKEQLNLLIPHQANIRIIEAIAERLGAGNEKIYINIQKYGNTSAASIPIALDEAVRNGKIKKGDLIMLVAFGAGLTWGAVLIRW; via the coding sequence ATGAAACGGATAGCCATTTTGGGAACAGGTTCGTACGTTCCCGAAAAGATACTGACCAATGCCGACCTGGAGAAGATGGTCGAGACCACCGATGAGTGGATAACCCAGCGCAGCGGCATCAAAGAACGCCATGTCTCCGACGAGAAGACCCCGACCTCCAAGCTGTCGCTGGAAGCAGCCAAAAAGGCGCTGGAAGCTTCCGGGGTTAAGCCGGAGGATTTGGATTTCATCCTGATCGGCACGGTCACGCCGGACATGATGTTTCCCTCCACCGCCTGTCTGGTTCAGGCGGCGCTGGGGGCCAAGAACGCCGCGGCCTTCGATATTTCCGCCGGCTGTACCGGGTTCATCTACGGCCTGGAACTGGCCCGCTCGCTGATAGTGGCCGATCCCAGGCGCAAGGTGCTGGTGATAGGGGCGGAGGAGCTGACCAAGATCACCGACTGGACCGACCGCGGCACCTGCGTGCTGTTCGGGGACGGGGCCGGGGCGGCGGTGCTGGGCGAGGTGGAAGATGAAAGGGGTATCCTGTCCACCTATCTGGGCGCCGACGGCAACCTGGGCGACCTGATCTTCCAGCCGGGCGGCGGCAGTCTGAACCCGGCCACCCATAAGACGGTGGACGAGAAGATGCACTTTGTGAAGATGGCCGGGAACAAGGTGTTTCCCCATGCCGTCCGGAACATGCTGGATGCCTCGACCAAGGCGCTGGCCAGCGCCGGAGTTTCCAAGGAACAGCTGAATCTGCTGATCCCGCACCAGGCCAACATCCGGATCATAGAAGCCATCGCCGAGCGGCTGGGGGCCGGGAACGAGAAGATATACATCAATATCCAGAAATACGGCAATACTTCGGCGGCTTCCATACCCATCGCATTGGATGAGGCGGTACGGAACGGAAAGATCAAGAAAGGCGACCTGATAATGCTGGTGGCCTTCGGGGCCGGTCTGACCTGGGGGGCGGTGCTGATACGGTGGTAA
- the fabG gene encoding 3-oxoacyl-[acyl-carrier-protein] reductase → MILENKNAIVTGSAQGIGKSIALALAKAGANIVVSDVNLEEADKTAREIEALGRKAIAVKCNVADAAEVTELVKKAQETFTALDILVNNAGVTRDNLMMRMEEKDWDLVLDVNLKGAFLLTKAVTRIMMKQRYGRIVNMSSVIGVMGNAGQSNYAASKGGLIAFTKSTAKEFASRNITCNAIAPGFIETAMTAKLTDEVKENYKKGIPLGRMGSVDDVANAVLFLVSEQAAYITGQVLHVDGGLVM, encoded by the coding sequence ATGATCCTAGAAAATAAAAACGCCATCGTTACCGGTTCGGCCCAGGGCATAGGAAAATCAATCGCCCTGGCGCTGGCCAAGGCCGGGGCCAACATCGTGGTCAGCGACGTCAATCTGGAAGAGGCCGATAAGACCGCCAGGGAGATCGAGGCCCTGGGCCGGAAGGCCATCGCTGTCAAGTGCAACGTAGCCGATGCTGCTGAGGTCACGGAGTTAGTGAAGAAAGCCCAGGAGACATTTACAGCATTGGACATCTTAGTCAACAATGCCGGGGTGACCCGCGACAACCTGATGATGCGGATGGAAGAGAAGGACTGGGACCTGGTGCTGGACGTCAACCTTAAAGGCGCCTTCCTGCTGACCAAAGCCGTCACCCGGATCATGATGAAACAGCGCTACGGACGGATAGTCAACATGTCCTCAGTGATAGGCGTGATGGGCAACGCCGGGCAGTCCAACTACGCGGCATCCAAAGGAGGTTTGATCGCCTTCACGAAGTCCACCGCCAAGGAGTTCGCCTCGCGCAACATCACCTGCAACGCCATCGCCCCGGGTTTCATCGAGACCGCCATGACCGCCAAGTTGACCGACGAGGTCAAGGAGAACTACAAGAAGGGCATCCCGCTGGGCCGGATGGGCAGCGTGGACGATGTGGCCAACGCGGTGCTATTCCTGGTATCGGAGCAGGCGGCCTATATTACCGGCCAGGTGCTGCATGTGGATGGCGGTTTGGTGATGTGA
- a CDS encoding D-alanine--D-alanine ligase, producing the protein MNFRTGQSLNSRRIIKHFTGKKIAVLMGGRSGEREVSLRSGRNVLEALKRKGLQAVGIDAGLDLGTELRNKKIDAVFVILHGRYGEDGTVQGLLEMMDIPYTGSGVLASALAMNKVFSKKIFNEQGIPTPEYCWAGPRQDPKKAAHEAVDDLELPLVIKPVDEGSSLGVSIAKNQVQAVKSFIQIHKHYGQVMAERFIQGMNVTVGILGCGAKARALPVLELVPKNEFYDYQAKYTGGLTEFHVPARLPGSIYARTQQVTLKAHQVLGCHGWSRVDAIVDRSGTVYVLEVNTNPGMTDLSDMPAEAKAEGMGYDQLVLEILDSSRKR; encoded by the coding sequence ATGAATTTTCGGACAGGTCAAAGCTTGAACAGCCGACGGATAATAAAACATTTTACCGGCAAGAAGATCGCGGTGCTGATGGGCGGAAGGTCTGGGGAGCGGGAGGTTTCGCTGCGCTCCGGCCGGAACGTGCTGGAAGCCCTCAAACGTAAGGGCCTTCAGGCCGTGGGTATAGACGCCGGGCTGGATCTGGGAACCGAGCTGAGAAACAAGAAGATCGACGCCGTCTTCGTGATCCTGCACGGCCGGTACGGCGAGGACGGCACGGTCCAGGGCTTGCTGGAGATGATGGACATTCCCTACACCGGCTCCGGGGTGCTGGCCTCGGCTCTGGCCATGAACAAGGTCTTTTCCAAAAAGATATTCAACGAACAGGGGATACCCACTCCTGAATACTGCTGGGCAGGACCAAGGCAAGACCCCAAAAAGGCGGCCCATGAAGCGGTGGACGACCTGGAACTTCCGCTGGTGATCAAGCCGGTGGATGAAGGCTCTTCCCTGGGTGTTTCCATAGCCAAGAACCAGGTACAGGCCGTAAAGTCATTCATCCAGATCCACAAACATTACGGCCAGGTGATGGCCGAGCGCTTCATTCAGGGAATGAACGTCACAGTGGGCATTTTAGGCTGCGGTGCCAAGGCCAGGGCTTTGCCGGTGCTGGAATTGGTGCCCAAGAATGAATTCTACGACTATCAGGCCAAATATACCGGCGGCCTGACAGAGTTCCACGTACCGGCCCGCCTGCCGGGCAGCATATACGCCAGGACCCAGCAGGTGACCCTGAAGGCACACCAGGTCCTGGGCTGCCACGGATGGTCCCGGGTGGATGCCATAGTCGACCGCTCCGGTACAGTCTACGTGCTGGAGGTCAATACCAATCCCGGCATGACCGACCTTTCCGATATGCCGGCCGAGGCCAAGGCCGAGGGAATGGGATACGACCAGCTGGTGCTGGAGATACTGGACAGCTCCCGGAAACGATAA
- a CDS encoding radical SAM protein: MNRTRIKYPWQENPWLDYITRFIFTPYNSARKLGNLVLVLLQNMIKPEKAWAKPVKLIVEPFNGCNLHCPLCPTGRMLTERKVSALSFDLFKQAVDPLSPYLYEVYLYNWGEPLLNPELFEFVKYCSRRRIKTIVSSNLTLFEPKMTDQLLGSGLDTLIISLDGISSQTYLQYRRGGDFEKVMANMRSIIQKRDKNRSAKPRVIWQFIVFSFNEHEVAGAAKLARETGVDEIRFISSFSNMEEMVYKDDTQKRSQLNDFLPADPRYHLFRTAAGQKTVIKPQCNYLWGQISLRTDGGIAPCCGSYYQRDDFGSLADAGILEIWNNEKYREARRAVKSGGIYSSNTVCDPCLKNNQL, translated from the coding sequence ATGAACAGAACCCGGATAAAATACCCCTGGCAGGAGAACCCTTGGCTGGATTATATAACAAGGTTTATTTTTACCCCTTACAATTCAGCCCGCAAGCTGGGCAATCTGGTCCTGGTGCTGCTCCAGAACATGATCAAACCGGAAAAGGCCTGGGCCAAGCCGGTCAAGCTGATCGTAGAGCCGTTCAACGGGTGCAACCTTCATTGCCCGCTGTGTCCGACCGGACGGATGCTGACCGAACGAAAGGTTTCCGCATTGTCATTTGACCTGTTCAAACAGGCAGTGGATCCTTTGTCCCCTTATCTTTATGAGGTCTATTTATACAACTGGGGGGAACCCTTATTGAACCCGGAATTGTTTGAATTTGTGAAATATTGTTCCCGACGGCGGATAAAGACCATCGTTTCCAGCAATCTGACTTTATTTGAACCCAAAATGACTGATCAACTCCTAGGCTCCGGTCTGGATACCCTGATAATTTCGCTGGACGGGATCAGCAGCCAAACCTACCTGCAATACCGCCGGGGAGGCGATTTTGAAAAAGTCATGGCCAATATGAGGAGCATTATCCAGAAAAGGGATAAAAACAGATCGGCCAAGCCCAGGGTGATCTGGCAGTTCATAGTATTTTCTTTCAACGAACATGAGGTGGCCGGAGCCGCCAAGCTGGCCCGGGAAACCGGGGTGGATGAGATCAGGTTTATCTCCTCTTTTTCCAACATGGAGGAAATGGTCTATAAGGATGATACCCAGAAACGATCCCAATTGAATGATTTCTTGCCCGCTGATCCACGGTACCATCTTTTCCGGACCGCTGCCGGCCAAAAGACCGTAATTAAACCCCAATGCAATTACCTATGGGGCCAGATTTCCCTAAGAACAGACGGCGGAATAGCCCCCTGCTGCGGCAGTTATTATCAGAGGGATGATTTCGGTTCCCTGGCTGATGCCGGCATCCTTGAGATCTGGAACAATGAAAAGTACCGGGAAGCCCGCCGGGCGGTAAAATCAGGCGGAATATACAGCAGTAACACGGTCTGCGACCCTTGCCTTAAAAACAATCAGTTGTGA
- the plsX gene encoding phosphate acyltransferase PlsX → MTVVVDAMGGDHGPAPIIEGAIQAAKLAKGRYKVILVGDEVAIKTELAQGVGEDKYEEEDLKKYGVEVVHASQAVEMHESPTDALRRKRDSSILVGLRLQKDKKAQAFISTGNTGAVMAASLFELGRLKGVARPAIASFMPTEHGGCIMIDVGANMDCKPHHLLQFAFMGSSYAQYVFERNNPKVGLLSVGEEKSKGSESILKAHELLSASKLNFIGNIEGKDILRGTADVVVCDGFIGNIILKFAESVVRMFYGSIKRYINTSILAKLGALLLKPALKRFAQDLDYEEYGGAPLLGVNGVCIICHGRSSAKAIKNAILVATRCVTHRVNGHIQEQLESLNTEEFEK, encoded by the coding sequence GTGACGGTTGTGGTAGATGCCATGGGCGGAGATCACGGTCCGGCTCCCATCATAGAGGGAGCCATCCAGGCCGCCAAATTAGCCAAGGGGCGCTACAAGGTGATACTGGTGGGCGACGAGGTGGCCATCAAGACCGAACTGGCTCAGGGTGTGGGTGAAGACAAGTATGAAGAGGAAGACCTGAAAAAGTACGGGGTGGAGGTGGTGCACGCTTCCCAGGCCGTGGAGATGCACGAGTCCCCGACCGACGCCCTGCGCCGCAAACGGGATTCCTCCATCCTGGTGGGATTAAGGCTGCAAAAGGACAAGAAGGCCCAGGCCTTCATCTCCACCGGCAACACCGGGGCGGTGATGGCGGCTTCGCTGTTCGAATTGGGAAGGCTGAAGGGGGTGGCCCGGCCGGCCATAGCCAGTTTTATGCCCACCGAGCACGGCGGCTGCATCATGATAGACGTCGGTGCCAACATGGACTGCAAACCCCACCATCTTCTGCAGTTCGCCTTTATGGGTTCTTCCTATGCCCAATATGTCTTTGAACGCAACAATCCCAAGGTGGGGCTGTTGTCGGTGGGCGAGGAAAAATCCAAGGGCAGCGAGAGCATCTTAAAGGCCCACGAACTGCTGTCGGCCAGCAAGCTCAACTTCATAGGCAACATCGAGGGCAAGGACATCCTACGGGGCACGGCCGACGTGGTGGTCTGCGACGGGTTCATCGGCAACATCATCCTTAAGTTCGCCGAGAGCGTTGTCAGGATGTTCTACGGCTCCATCAAGCGTTATATCAACACCAGCATTCTGGCCAAGCTGGGCGCTTTGTTGCTGAAGCCGGCCTTGAAAAGGTTTGCCCAAGACCTTGATTACGAGGAATATGGCGGGGCACCGCTTTTGGGCGTCAATGGTGTCTGTATCATCTGCCACGGACGTTCCAGCGCCAAAGCCATCAAGAATGCCATATTGGTTGCCACCCGCTGCGTTACCCACCGGGTGAACGGCCATATTCAGGAGCAGTTGGAATCCTTAAACACCGAGGAATTTGAAAAATGA
- a CDS encoding pyridoxine 5'-phosphate synthase: protein MKLKKVRLGVNIDHVATVRQARLACQPDPVAAAGLAEKAGAEGITVHLRSDRRHIQDQDVIKLSKAVKTHLNIEMAATIPMMAIAVKIKPDAVCLVPENPDEITTEGGLDLIKARGRVALAVKELNQAGIRSTLFIEPDEMQIRTALKLGARAVELNTNAYSLAWEAAPGNSRRAAFQLDRLAKAARLASELGMEVHAGHGLNYLNVKPVVNIPQITELNIGHSIIAEAVLAGLPKAVRRMVRLLKR from the coding sequence TTGAAGCTAAAAAAAGTACGCCTGGGCGTCAACATTGACCATGTGGCCACAGTAAGACAGGCCCGGCTGGCTTGCCAGCCCGACCCGGTGGCCGCCGCCGGACTGGCCGAAAAAGCCGGGGCGGAAGGCATTACCGTGCATCTGCGCTCCGACCGGAGACATATCCAGGACCAGGATGTGATTAAGCTGTCCAAAGCTGTGAAGACCCATCTTAACATTGAGATGGCCGCCACTATTCCGATGATGGCCATAGCCGTAAAGATAAAACCGGACGCCGTCTGCCTGGTCCCGGAAAACCCCGATGAAATAACCACCGAGGGAGGCCTGGATCTGATCAAAGCCCGGGGGCGGGTGGCGCTAGCGGTAAAAGAGTTGAACCAAGCCGGCATCCGGTCAACCCTGTTCATCGAGCCGGATGAAATGCAGATCAGGACGGCTTTAAAACTGGGGGCCCGGGCGGTGGAACTGAATACCAATGCCTATTCCTTGGCCTGGGAAGCGGCGCCGGGCAACAGCCGCAGGGCGGCATTTCAGCTGGATCGTCTGGCCAAGGCAGCCAGACTTGCTTCTGAACTGGGAATGGAGGTCCACGCCGGGCACGGGTTGAATTATTTGAATGTAAAACCGGTGGTGAATATCCCCCAGATTACTGAGTTGAACATCGGGCACTCGATAATTGCCGAAGCAGTGCTGGCGGGACTTCCCAAGGCAGTACGCCGCATGGTCAGACTGTTAAAACGCTGA